A portion of the Calliphora vicina chromosome 5, idCalVici1.1, whole genome shotgun sequence genome contains these proteins:
- the LOC135960798 gene encoding probable 3-hydroxyisobutyrate dehydrogenase, mitochondrial has translation MALRLVCINPALNAMGQTFVRAMSSQGGSKNIGFVGLGNMGGHMATNLMKNGHKLHVFDISKPACDNLKSKGAKVYEKTSELALNSDFVITMLPNNDIVNKAYEDMTADGVNKDTIFIDSSTIDPTLVKQLQKMVSGKGARFIDAPVSGGVPGAEQATLTFMVGGTNEEYNAVKNVLECMGKRITHCGEYGMGQAAKLCNNMMLGISMLGVAEAMNLAIRLGLNPQTFAEIINSSTGRCWASEVYNPVPGVSPTAPANNDYKGGFSTDLITKDLGLASGVATASNTPIPMGAMAHQMYRTLKAHGLGNKDFSVVYDFMKNTQYN, from the coding sequence atggcTTTACGTTTGGTGTGCATTAACCCCGCTTTAAATGCTATGGGTCAAACCTTTGTACGTGCCATGTCCAGCCAAGGTGGCTCCAAGAACATTGGTTTCGTCGGTTTGGGTAACATGGGCGGTCACATGGCCACCAACTTGATGAAGAATGGTCACAAATTGCATGTTTTCGATATCTCCAAGCCAGCCTGCGACAACTTGAAGTCCAAGGGTGCCAAGGTTTACGAAAAGACCAGTGAATTGGCATTGAACTCTGACTTTGTCATCACCATGTTGCCCAACAACGACATTGTGAACAAGGCCTACGAAGATATGACCGCCGATGGCGTCAACAAGGATACCATTTTCATTGATTCCTCCACCATTGATCCCACCTTGGTCAAGCAATTGCAAAAGATGGTCAGCGGCAAGGGTGCCCGTTTCATTGATGCCCCCGTATCCGGTGGTGTTCCCGGTGCTGAGCAAGCCACTTTGACCTTCATGGTTGGTGGTACCAACGAAGAATACAATGCCGTCAAGAACGTTTTGGAATGCATGGGCAAGCGCATCACTCACTGTGGTGAATACGGTATGGGTCAAGCCGCCAAATTGTGCAACAACATGATGTTGGGTATCTCCATGCTTGGTGTTGCCGAAGCCATGAACTTGGCCATCCGTTTGGGTTTGAATCCCCAAACCTTTGCCGAAATCATCAACTCCTCCACCGGTCGCTGCTGGGCTTCTGAGGTCTACAACCCAGTTCCCGGTGTCTCCCCCACTGCCCCCGCCAACAATGACTACAAGGGTGGCTTCTCCACAGACCTCATCACCAAGGATTTGGGTTTGGCCTCCGGTGTCGCTACTGCCTCCAACACTCCCATTCCCATGGGCGCCATGGCTCACCAAATGTACCGCACCCTCAAGGCTCATGGTTTGGGCAACAAAGATTTCTCCGTTGTCTACGATTTCATGAAGAACACCCAATACAATTAA
- the Mctp gene encoding multiple C2 and transmembrane domain-containing protein isoform X3, whose amino-acid sequence MKYTLNINGSKCVAAQSLLKRFRTKRQNFQKLIEEEVTELYEHFQRNSKLAESSKRLKSQIWSSVVTILLVKAKGLPLGEDGNKLNDIHIKFRLGNEKYKSKSSWTERWLEQFDLHLFDEEQNLEISLWNRNTLYGKASIDLSVFQRETTHGIWKPFEDCPGEVFLMLTISGTTALETISDLKAFKEDPRELQVLTNRYRWHRCFQNLRDVGHLTVKVFGAQGLAAADIGGKSDPFCVLELGNARLQTQTEYKTLTPTWNKIFTFNVKDITQVLEVTVYDEDRDHRVEFLGKLVIPLLRIKNGVKRWYTLKDKNLCTRAKGMSPQILLEMNVVWNEIRAVCRVLQPKEEKLIQQEAKFKRQLFLRNVNRLKVIIMNIFDAARYIQSCFEWESPVRSAIAFTLWVIACIYGNLETIPLVLLLIILKKWLIRMITGQSETGAGNYDYDYDEDDEDDKEKEEKKSIKERLQAIQEVSQTVQNTIGYLASLGESTKNTFNFSVPELTWLAVVLLVGAIVVLHYIPIRFLLLFWGIMKFTRRILRPNTIPNNELLDFLSRIPDDEEINQFRELPPTPASEAARNNPKKKFKAS is encoded by the exons ATGAAATATACGCTCAATATTAATGGCAGCAAGTGTGTGGCAGCACAGTCATTGTTGAAACGTTTTCGTACGAAACGTCAGAATTTTCAGAAACTTATAGAAGAAGAGGTCACGGAGTTGTATGAG cATTTCCAACGTAACTCCAAATTGGCTGAGTCATCGAAACGTTTAAAGTCTCAAATCTGGAGTTCAGTGGTCACGATTTTATTGGTTAAGGCCAAGGGTTTACCTTTGGGTGAAGATGGCAACAAACTTAATGATATCCATATCAAATTTAG aCTGGgcaatgaaaaatacaaaagcAAATCCTCTTGGACCGAACGTTGGCTGGAACAATTCGATTTACATCTGTTTGATGAAGAACAAAATCTAGAGATTTCTCTGTGGAATCGCAATACCCTCTATGGCAAGGCTTCCATTGATCTTAGTGTTTTCCAGCGCGAAACCACTCATGGTATTTGGAAACCCTTCGAAGACTGTCCCGGTGAAGTGTTTCTTATGTTGACCATAAGCGGCACCACGGCCCTAGAAACTATAAGTGATTTGAAGGCTTTCAAGGAGGATCCTCGTGAGTTGCAAGTTCTAACGAATCGTTATCGCTGGCATCGTTGTTTTCAAAATCTACGCGATGTTGGCCATTTAACGGTGAAAGTGTTTGGTGCTCAGGGTTTGGCTGCTGCTGATATTGGCGGCAAATCAGATCCATTCTGTGTGCTAGAGTTGGGCAATGCAAGACTGCAGACACAAACGGAATATAAGACTTTAACGCCAACGTGGAATAAGATATTTACATT CAACGTCAAAGACATAACCCAGGTTCTAGAAGTTACTGTATATGATGAAGATCGGGACCATAGAGTAGAATTTTTGGGTAAACTTGTTATACCACTACTGCGAATTAAAAATGGTGTCAAACGATGGTATACACTAAAAGACAAAAACCTATGCACTCGGGCCAAAGGAATGTCACCACAG atTCTACTGGAAATGAACGTGGTATGGAACGAAATTCGAGCAGTGTGTAGAGTTCTGCAACCCAAAGAGGAGAAATTAATACAACAAGAAGCTAAATTCAAAAGACAACTATTCCTACGTAATGTCAATAGACTGAAAGTTATAATAATGAATATATTCGATGCCGCCAGATATATACA ATCCTGCTTTGAATGGGAAAGTCCAGTACGATCGGCTATAGCTTTTACCTTATGGGTTATAGCGTGCATATATGGTAATTTGGAAACTATACCTCTAGTATTACTGCTGATTATACTCAA aaaatggcTAATAAGAATGATAACCGGTCAGTCAGAAACCGGTGCTGGTAACTATGATTATGACTATGATGAAGACGATGAAGATGATAAGGAAAAGGAAGAGAAAAAGTCCATTAAAGAGCGTTTGCAGGCCATACAAGAAGTATCTCAAACTGTGCAAAATACTATAGGATATTTGGCCTCTTTGGGAGAGAGCACTAAgaa TACCTTTAATTTTTCCGTCCCCGAATTGACCTGGCTGGCAGTAGTTTTACTAGTTGGTGCTATTGTGGTATTACATTACATACCCATACGTTTTCTGTTATTATTTTGGGGCATAATGAAATTTACCCGCAGAATACTGAGACCAAATACTATACCCAACAATGAGCTATTGGACTTTTTATCGAGAATACCAGATGATGAGGAAATC aaTCAATTTCGTGAACTACCACCCACTCCAGCATCCGAAGCTGCTCGAAATAACccaaaaaagaaattcaaagcATCATAG